The following are from one region of the Corythoichthys intestinalis isolate RoL2023-P3 chromosome 17, ASM3026506v1, whole genome shotgun sequence genome:
- the ccng2 gene encoding cyclin-G2, producing MDAFKLMKELRANYELEVYYLPKETGLSLIESTDQNDGRISAKCRDAKVEDLWSLTSFFGYTTQTFVLAVNLLDRFLAMMRIQPKHLSCVSLSCLNMAAKVTEEECNLASTDELIRIGQCRFSVSDLGRMEKIITEKLDFKSKSVTALTFLHLYHKIALSHSTERKEMLSLEKLEAQLKACLCRISFSKAKPSVLALSLLRQEIEAIQSLDMLEIIHHIQRHLKIADGELLLWRGQVAQCLSDYASPECSKPNHRKLQWIVSRRTAQNLHSSYRSVPELPTIPECCWDESESEDSSEDMSSGEESLSSSLGSDGEGPFFPAHLRRQYLNA from the exons ATGGATGCCTTCAAATTGATGAAGGAGCTGCGGGCAAACTATGAGCTAGAGGTCTATTATCTCCCCAAGGAGACAGGCCTGAGTCTCATTGAGTCCACAGATCAG AACGATGGGCGGATCTCAGCCAAGTGCAGGGATGCCAAAGTTGAGGACCTGTGGAGTCTGACCAGCTTCTTTGGCTATACCACACAGACGTTCGTCCTGGCTGTTAACCTGCTTGACAGATTCTTAGCCATGATGAGG ATCCAACCGAAACACTTGTCCTGTGTCAGCCTAAGCTGCCTCAACATGGCCGCCAAAGTGACAGAAGAGGAGTGCAACCTCGCGTCCACGGACGAGCTCATCCGCATCGGACAGTGTCGCTTCAGCGTGTCCGACCTGGGTCGCATGGAGAAGATCATCACGGAGAAACTGGACTTCAAGTCGAAATCCGTCACGGCCTTGACCTTTCTGCACTTGTACCATAAGATTGCACTGTCTCACTCCACGGAGAG AAAGGAGATGTTGAGCCTGGAGAAGCTAGAGGCTCAGCTCAAAGCTTGTCTGTGCCGGATCTCTTTCTCCAAAGCAAAG CCGTCCGTCCTCGCCTTGTCTCTCTTGAGACAGGAGATTGAAGCCATTCAGTCGTTGGACATGCTGGAAATAATTCATCATATCCAAAGACACCTCAAG ATTGCAGACGGTGAACTCCTGCTATGGCGCGGTCAAGTTGCTCAATGTCTGTCGGACTACGCCTCGCCAGAGTGCAGCAAACCCAATCATAGGAAATTGCAGTGGATAGTGTCTCGCCGGACCGCCCAGAACCTGCACAGCAGCTACCGAAGTGTACCCGAACTGCCCACTATCCCAGAATGCTGCTGGGATGAGAGCGAGAG TGAGGACTCTTCCGAGGACATGAGTTCGGGCGAGGAGTCCCTCAGCAGCTCACTGGGCAGCGATGGCGAAGGGCCGTTCTTTCCAGCGCATCTCCGCCGCCAATACCTCAACGCCTGA